A window of the Virgibacillus pantothenticus genome harbors these coding sequences:
- a CDS encoding ferrochelatase, with amino-acid sequence MIGIITFAYGSPTSLDDLETYYTHIHHGKKQPPKKVEQLKNQFRQIGIGDTLGSITQRQMKAIASTLQAHLKEPVKGYVANKHTSPFVKDIVTQMVKDGVTKIITFPIKPLHSPLNHYIQKQGLFITKFL; translated from the coding sequence TTGATTGGTATTATAACATTTGCTTATGGTTCCCCAACTTCACTAGATGATTTAGAAACATATTATACACATATTCATCACGGAAAAAAACAACCTCCGAAAAAAGTGGAACAATTAAAAAATCAGTTTAGACAAATTGGTATCGGCGACACGTTAGGAAGTATTACACAAAGACAAATGAAAGCAATTGCAAGTACATTACAAGCTCATTTGAAAGAACCAGTAAAAGGGTATGTTGCAAACAAACATACTAGTCCTTTTGTAAAAGACATTGTTACACAAATGGTTAAAGATGGTGTCACTAAAATTATTACATTCCCCATTAAACCATTACATTCCCCATTAAACCATTACATTCAAAAACAGGGGTTGTTTATTACCAAATTCTTGTAA
- a CDS encoding ABC transporter ATP-binding protein — MEKLTSKQISLHLGNKHVLKNVSVTAHDGDFIGLIGPNGSGKSTWLKAVSGLVPYQNGSVTLKGKEITTYPTKDIAKMIGYVPQNTSLNFDFLVRDIVLMGRHPHIPRFGLESAIDYKIAEQAMQQTNIIHLAYRYANQLSGGQLQLVLIAKALAQETNILILDEPTSALDINRQLQVLGLLKQLTQKGVTIIAALHDLNLAARFCNQLVLLTNGAVLAAGTPETVLTSDHIYKSYDVHSSIRYDSLIRAYYVTALSHKTILTK, encoded by the coding sequence ATGGAAAAACTTACCTCAAAGCAAATTTCTCTTCACCTTGGAAATAAACATGTTTTAAAAAATGTATCCGTAACAGCTCATGACGGTGATTTCATTGGATTAATAGGTCCGAATGGATCGGGAAAATCCACCTGGTTAAAAGCCGTTTCAGGGTTAGTACCTTATCAGAATGGAAGTGTTACTTTAAAAGGAAAAGAAATTACTACATACCCTACAAAGGATATTGCGAAAATGATTGGTTATGTACCACAGAATACTTCATTAAATTTTGATTTTCTTGTAAGAGATATCGTTTTGATGGGAAGGCATCCACATATTCCTAGATTTGGATTAGAAAGTGCTATCGATTATAAGATTGCTGAACAAGCAATGCAGCAAACGAATATTATTCATCTTGCTTATCGCTATGCAAATCAGCTCTCTGGTGGGCAACTTCAATTGGTGTTAATTGCTAAAGCTTTGGCGCAAGAAACAAATATTTTAATTTTAGATGAACCTACATCTGCACTTGATATCAACAGACAGCTGCAAGTTCTAGGACTACTAAAGCAATTAACACAAAAGGGAGTTACAATCATAGCTGCATTACACGATTTAAATTTAGCAGCGAGATTTTGCAATCAGCTTGTATTACTTACAAATGGCGCGGTGCTAGCAGCAGGAACCCCAGAAACGGTCTTAACATCTGATCATATTTATAAAAGCTATGACGTACATTCGTCCATTCGCTATGATTCGCTCATACGAGCCTACTATGTAACGGCTTTATCCCATAAGACAATTTTAACTAAATGA
- a CDS encoding ABC transporter permease subunit, which translates to METVMKPTYIKRKKNGRISIKAGSKSERVIRWTLVLFVVLTIAAFMFFDYTGLELWSAIIETGQNLKVMFFQPALNHFTWAEALYQVGVTLGLAVLATVIGSVIAFFLALMAATNLTKEWITKIVRVIVAFIRAVPTVLWVLIFAIAAGLGSEAAVLGMLFHSIAYLVKAFSEAFEEVDKGILEALKATGSSWWHVVTHGILPSTFTYLLSWTFLRFEINFSVAVAMGAAAGAGGIGFELFMASGFYFDLREVGFITYAILLIAIILEVVSTRLKNRYFPSNVRN; encoded by the coding sequence ATGGAAACAGTAATGAAACCAACGTATATAAAACGCAAGAAAAATGGACGGATATCGATCAAGGCGGGGAGCAAGTCAGAGCGGGTCATTCGTTGGACGCTTGTTCTGTTTGTTGTTTTAACTATCGCGGCATTTATGTTCTTTGATTACACAGGGCTTGAGCTATGGTCCGCGATCATAGAAACAGGACAAAATTTAAAAGTGATGTTTTTTCAACCAGCACTAAATCATTTTACTTGGGCTGAAGCATTGTACCAAGTTGGTGTGACCCTCGGACTAGCTGTATTAGCTACTGTAATTGGATCCGTAATTGCCTTTTTCTTAGCATTAATGGCTGCGACCAATTTAACAAAGGAATGGATTACAAAGATCGTCCGCGTCATTGTAGCATTTATCCGTGCAGTTCCGACCGTATTATGGGTACTCATCTTCGCTATTGCTGCTGGACTAGGGAGTGAAGCTGCCGTATTAGGAATGCTGTTTCATTCCATTGCGTATTTAGTAAAAGCTTTTTCAGAGGCTTTTGAAGAAGTAGATAAGGGGATCTTGGAAGCATTAAAAGCAACAGGATCGAGCTGGTGGCATGTTGTCACACACGGTATACTACCTTCTACGTTTACATATTTATTATCCTGGACATTCCTGCGCTTTGAGATTAACTTCTCAGTAGCTGTAGCTATGGGAGCTGCTGCTGGTGCAGGTGGTATCGGCTTTGAACTGTTTATGGCATCGGGATTTTACTTTGATCTTCGAGAAGTTGGGTTTATCACGTATGCTATCTTATTGATTGCGATTATTCTCGAAGTGGTTTCAACCCGATTGAAAAATCGCTATTTTCCATCCAATGTACGTAATTAG
- a CDS encoding ferrochelatase, whose product MLVKNALKQLNSDIPVLDMENWHNHTSLINVLSNRVKTAWDWLPYQGKDHALVIFTSHSLPGKQDTHHAFVKQFTELARLIAKQANITQWRIAYRSAGTHGGPWLGPDIKEVIEQEAQQGCQGLVVCELLSLTSNVETTFDIRFDIQPICRKWNIEFFQTAMLDDSFDFIMALKQIVLDKMALTSFLSK is encoded by the coding sequence ATTCTTGTAAAAAACGCCTTAAAACAACTAAATAGTGATATTCCAGTACTGGATATGGAGAATTGGCATAACCATACATCACTTATAAACGTATTAAGCAATCGCGTAAAAACAGCGTGGGATTGGCTACCATATCAAGGGAAAGACCATGCTTTAGTTATTTTCACTTCACATAGTTTACCTGGCAAACAGGATACACATCACGCATTTGTGAAACAGTTTACTGAATTAGCTAGACTTATTGCTAAACAAGCAAATATAACGCAATGGCGCATTGCTTATCGCAGCGCAGGAACTCATGGAGGACCATGGCTAGGACCAGATATTAAAGAAGTAATTGAACAAGAAGCCCAGCAAGGCTGCCAAGGATTGGTAGTGTGTGAACTCTTGTCTTTAACATCAAACGTGGAGACTACTTTTGATATAAGATTCGATATTCAACCTATCTGTAGAAAATGGAATATCGAATTTTTCCAAACTGCTATGCTAGACGATTCATTTGATTTTATAATGGCTTTAAAACAGATTGTTTTAGACAAAATGGCACTAACTTCATTTTTATCTAAATAA
- a CDS encoding ABC transporter substrate-binding protein, which translates to MKRYLKSLLVVLWLVLMLIMVACNNNESPNAKGKETEVDTTSENKDQNSDPFPITTTIEGKEINLTEKPHKIAALSLNVAEVVMDLTGPESIVTVTDTMEQENLSHFSEEAKLIKNKIKGATSLDPETVLSYDPDLILLTLTHGAEEDANEMLMKARIPLASFNRWTTIQDVMDNYKKIGQLIGEEEKAFKVVADMQVKIDQVQKTANNKDKKPTYSCCLKLVQIQDHIF; encoded by the coding sequence TTGAAACGTTATTTAAAAAGTTTATTAGTAGTACTTTGGTTAGTTTTGATGCTCATTATGGTTGCATGTAACAATAATGAATCTCCAAATGCAAAGGGAAAAGAAACGGAGGTTGATACTACCTCGGAAAATAAAGACCAAAACAGTGATCCATTTCCAATAACAACTACAATAGAAGGTAAAGAAATAAACTTAACAGAAAAACCGCACAAAATTGCAGCTCTCTCATTAAATGTTGCAGAAGTAGTTATGGATCTAACTGGCCCAGAGTCTATAGTTACTGTTACGGATACAATGGAACAAGAAAATCTATCTCATTTCAGTGAAGAAGCTAAGTTGATTAAAAACAAAATAAAAGGCGCTACTTCTCTTGACCCAGAAACAGTCCTGTCCTATGACCCTGATCTGATTTTATTAACACTTACACATGGAGCTGAAGAAGATGCTAATGAAATGCTAATGAAAGCAAGAATTCCTTTGGCTTCTTTTAATAGATGGACAACCATACAAGATGTAATGGATAATTATAAAAAAATTGGTCAGCTTATTGGCGAAGAGGAGAAGGCTTTTAAAGTCGTTGCAGATATGCAAGTGAAAATAGACCAGGTACAGAAAACCGCTAACAATAAGGATAAGAAACCGACGTACTCATGTTGTCTCAAGTTGGTTCAAATACAGGACCATATATTTTAG
- the phnL gene encoding phosphonate C-P lyase system protein PhnL, which translates to MAMLQVKDFGKRFTIHHLGKTRQAVEHIHFSLEQGEFLGVVGKSGSGKSTILKSIYRTYRPDTGSIIYDSARYGLIDLTHATEREILYLRKHEIGYVSQFLNVMPRTTSRELVEKALLEMGATEADAKLEAEKALTHFELDQKLWDNYPNTFSGGEKLRLNIAMATVKKPRLLLLDEPTASLDQQSKIKVREIIEKLKASGTTLVGIFHDIEFMDGLCDHVFDMQFSPDKAVKEGVIHES; encoded by the coding sequence ATGGCAATGCTGCAAGTAAAAGACTTTGGCAAACGATTTACCATTCATCACTTGGGCAAAACGAGGCAAGCAGTTGAACATATTCATTTTTCATTAGAGCAAGGAGAATTTCTTGGTGTTGTCGGTAAAAGCGGCAGTGGTAAATCAACGATCTTAAAAAGTATTTATCGTACGTACCGTCCAGATACAGGAAGCATTATTTATGATTCTGCACGTTATGGGTTAATTGATTTAACCCATGCAACAGAACGGGAAATCCTTTATTTACGAAAGCACGAAATCGGTTATGTATCGCAATTTTTAAATGTGATGCCTCGGACAACATCGCGGGAGCTTGTTGAGAAAGCATTGTTGGAAATGGGAGCAACAGAAGCAGATGCAAAATTGGAAGCAGAGAAGGCTTTAACACATTTTGAATTGGATCAGAAGCTTTGGGATAATTACCCGAATACTTTTTCCGGTGGAGAAAAGCTGCGGTTAAATATCGCCATGGCTACTGTCAAAAAACCACGACTTCTATTACTTGACGAACCAACAGCCAGCTTGGACCAGCAATCGAAAATAAAGGTACGTGAGATTATTGAAAAGCTGAAAGCAAGTGGAACGACATTAGTTGGTATTTTTCATGATATAGAATTTATGGATGGCTTATGTGATCACGTCTTTGATATGCAATTCAGCCCAGATAAAGCTGTTAAAGAAGGCGTTATTCATGAAAGCTGA
- a CDS encoding PHP domain-containing protein, whose translation MKADLHVHSTYSDGSDHVEMVLAQAKQRGVTQISFVDHDSIDGLKEKQALGKNYGIEVIPGIEISAYDFKRNRKVHVLGYDYHPEAKNIAAICQTVRSRRQAHTLWQIKQLNQHGYSIDPQAVIKAARPSETIYKQHVMQQITLAPYASSTYQELYRKLFKGEGPAAGDIEYVDAFLAVEAIVADGGIAVVAHPGQLNSYDIISELVEVGLGGIERNHPDHTTEDHQRVEALAKQYELVMTGGSDYHGSFGAPVEIGAITSPSFLYYRIL comes from the coding sequence ATGAAAGCTGATCTTCATGTGCATAGCACGTATTCGGATGGTTCCGATCATGTAGAGATGGTACTAGCACAAGCGAAACAACGCGGAGTGACACAAATCAGCTTTGTTGATCACGATAGCATAGATGGTCTTAAAGAAAAACAAGCTTTAGGGAAAAATTATGGTATTGAAGTGATCCCAGGCATTGAAATTTCTGCTTATGATTTTAAACGTAATCGAAAGGTACATGTACTTGGATATGATTATCACCCGGAGGCAAAAAATATAGCAGCAATCTGCCAAACGGTCCGAAGCAGGCGACAAGCCCATACGCTATGGCAAATCAAACAGCTTAATCAGCATGGCTATTCTATTGACCCGCAAGCGGTGATTAAAGCGGCACGTCCAAGCGAAACAATTTATAAGCAGCATGTTATGCAGCAAATCACGTTAGCGCCCTACGCTTCCTCTACTTATCAAGAGCTGTACCGTAAGTTGTTTAAAGGAGAAGGCCCAGCCGCAGGTGATATAGAATACGTTGACGCTTTTCTTGCGGTAGAGGCAATTGTTGCAGATGGTGGTATTGCTGTTGTTGCCCATCCTGGCCAGCTTAATTCGTATGATATCATTTCGGAACTTGTGGAGGTTGGTTTAGGAGGGATTGAAAGAAATCATCCTGATCATACGACAGAAGATCATCAACGTGTAGAAGCATTAGCTAAGCAGTACGAGTTAGTAATGACGGGAGGAAGTGACTATCATGGCAGTTTTGGCGCTCCAGTAGAGATAGGTGCTATTACAAGTCCTTCCTTTTTGTACTATAGGATATTATAA
- a CDS encoding ATP-binding cassette domain-containing protein, translating to MREEPILRVRNLNKQFGRGCVHCRDKGKRQLEKNYCPTCGTVYACQDVSLDLFPGEILGIVGESGSGKSTMMQCLYFDASVTSGEAYIHNGELNGQNVFKLSQQKKRYIRNHKYGMVYQNPVNGLKMNFSSMGNIAEKLIAAGNRNVASMERTGHQLLEHVQIPLFRSKEEPQNFSGGMQQRVQIAKALSNNPPILFLDEVTTGLDLSVQANVLDLIKEIQREWGISMIVVSHDLAVIRMLADRTMVMLNGSVIEEGLTDQILEDPQHAYTQRLVYSLL from the coding sequence ATGCGTGAAGAGCCTATATTGCGTGTACGCAACTTAAATAAACAGTTTGGAAGAGGATGTGTCCATTGCCGCGATAAAGGGAAGCGACAGTTGGAGAAAAATTATTGCCCAACTTGTGGAACAGTTTACGCGTGTCAGGATGTTTCGCTGGATTTATTTCCAGGAGAGATATTAGGAATTGTTGGCGAAAGCGGCAGTGGAAAATCAACGATGATGCAATGTCTTTATTTTGATGCTTCCGTTACTTCTGGTGAGGCTTATATCCATAACGGAGAATTAAATGGTCAAAATGTATTTAAACTGTCACAACAGAAAAAACGATATATTCGCAATCACAAATATGGGATGGTTTATCAAAATCCGGTAAACGGACTGAAGATGAATTTTTCTTCCATGGGAAATATTGCCGAAAAGCTTATTGCAGCTGGTAACCGAAACGTAGCTTCTATGGAAAGAACAGGACATCAACTGCTTGAGCATGTGCAAATACCACTGTTTCGATCAAAGGAGGAACCACAAAATTTCTCTGGTGGAATGCAACAGCGGGTGCAAATTGCAAAGGCCTTGTCGAATAATCCACCGATTTTATTTTTGGATGAGGTTACAACAGGGTTAGACTTGTCTGTTCAGGCAAATGTGCTGGATTTAATTAAGGAAATTCAACGGGAATGGGGCATTAGTATGATCGTAGTTTCCCACGATCTGGCAGTTATTCGCATGTTAGCGGATCGAACGATGGTAATGCTAAACGGTTCCGTAATCGAAGAAGGTTTAACGGATCAAATCTTAGAAGATCCACAACATGCTTATACGCAACGCTTAGTTTACTCGTTATTATAG
- the phnM gene encoding phosphonate metabolism protein PhnM, with protein MYVIHNGKVITEETILEGHAVLVKGETIQAIIRETEIDSYPEAKRMNANGGYISPGFIDIHSDYIETVASPRPTSMMDFNISLREAEKILIGHGITTMFHSLSFYREDAFDHKPIRQPKHVQRMVDAIANTHHELHLIRHRLHARFEIDNIAEVDQLIRNIEADKVHLLSFMDHTPGQGQYRDLEVYRETLLGYRDLSDEAVQTIILERQNVECMTIERIQEVAELAIAKGIAVASHDDDNIDKLHLVKSFGTTISEFPITLEIAKKAKELGLKTIAGAPNVLLGGSHSGNLSAAEAIREDCIDILCSDYYPAALLHAIFSLSETHGNDLHDMFMKVTLNPARAVRMDDEIGSIKPGKKADMIVIERMDDGYPMLTATMVNGVLMTTTNYRMNE; from the coding sequence GTGTATGTTATTCATAATGGAAAAGTGATTACAGAAGAAACGATACTTGAAGGTCACGCTGTCCTTGTAAAGGGGGAGACTATTCAAGCAATTATTCGAGAAACAGAAATCGATAGCTATCCAGAGGCTAAAAGAATGAATGCCAACGGTGGCTATATTTCTCCAGGCTTTATCGATATCCATTCAGACTATATTGAGACGGTGGCTTCACCACGCCCAACGAGTATGATGGATTTTAATATTAGCTTAAGAGAAGCTGAAAAAATATTAATTGGTCACGGGATTACAACGATGTTTCACTCGTTATCGTTTTATCGCGAGGACGCTTTTGACCATAAACCGATTCGGCAGCCGAAACACGTACAGCGGATGGTCGATGCGATTGCGAATACACATCATGAATTACATTTAATTCGCCATCGATTACATGCTCGCTTTGAAATCGACAATATTGCAGAAGTCGACCAGTTAATCCGTAATATTGAAGCAGATAAGGTACATTTATTATCATTTATGGACCATACACCTGGTCAGGGGCAATATCGAGATTTAGAAGTGTATCGGGAAACATTGTTAGGTTACCGTGATTTATCTGATGAGGCTGTACAGACGATTATTTTGGAACGGCAAAACGTAGAATGCATGACCATTGAACGCATACAAGAAGTTGCTGAGCTAGCGATAGCCAAAGGAATAGCAGTAGCCTCTCATGATGATGACAATATAGATAAGCTTCATCTCGTAAAATCTTTCGGAACGACGATTAGTGAGTTCCCAATCACACTGGAGATTGCCAAAAAAGCAAAAGAGCTTGGACTGAAGACGATAGCCGGTGCACCTAACGTATTACTCGGAGGATCTCATTCAGGGAATTTATCAGCAGCCGAAGCAATAAGAGAAGATTGTATTGATATTTTATGTAGTGATTATTATCCAGCAGCTTTGCTACACGCTATTTTTTCCTTAAGTGAAACGCACGGAAATGATTTACATGACATGTTTATGAAAGTAACCCTTAATCCAGCCAGAGCTGTACGAATGGATGATGAAATAGGATCGATAAAGCCAGGAAAAAAAGCAGATATGATTGTTATTGAGCGAATGGATGACGGTTATCCCATGTTAACTGCAACGATGGTAAACGGTGTATTAATGACAACAACGAATTACCGTATGAACGAATGA
- a CDS encoding PhnD/SsuA/transferrin family substrate-binding protein produces the protein MKKTLIKFGVLLLLAVFAVGCSKGNASSEKEEAEVDDVIDVVWYPNESGEDLKSSRDEIGRVIADATGKKVEHHLTTDYAIAIETLVNNNADVAFMGAQGYIEANKSNDAIQPIVVPTGPSGTLDDAVYHSWLAVNVDDQENYKKDGEYSLDTIADKKFSFVSNSSTSGFKVPSASILAHFTEQEEYKDLTEEDLMEGGPLFSQVLFGNSHQGSAVNLLDGNADVAAFCDTCVENYVEVAEGEENKEGSVYKVKDDAAQPFNKVAGKEFTLMSVTPVLNAPFAANMDTLGEEDFKKLQEALSADEVANNEGIFVPEDSGESALFFKTDKERFAPAEDKWFDPIRELQ, from the coding sequence ATGAAGAAGACGTTAATTAAATTTGGTGTTTTGCTTTTATTAGCTGTATTTGCGGTAGGATGTTCAAAAGGAAATGCTAGTAGTGAAAAAGAAGAAGCAGAAGTAGATGATGTGATTGATGTTGTTTGGTATCCAAACGAATCTGGGGAAGATTTGAAATCCTCTCGTGATGAGATTGGAAGGGTCATCGCTGACGCTACTGGAAAAAAAGTAGAGCACCATCTAACAACAGATTATGCGATTGCAATTGAGACATTAGTAAATAATAACGCAGACGTGGCGTTTATGGGTGCACAAGGATACATCGAAGCAAATAAAAGCAACGATGCCATTCAGCCAATTGTTGTTCCAACTGGCCCATCTGGTACGTTAGATGATGCCGTTTATCACAGCTGGCTTGCGGTAAATGTGGATGATCAGGAAAACTATAAAAAAGATGGGGAATATTCATTGGATACGATAGCGGATAAGAAATTTTCGTTCGTTTCCAACAGCTCGACTTCTGGCTTTAAAGTACCTTCAGCAAGCATTCTTGCGCACTTTACAGAACAAGAGGAGTATAAAGACTTAACCGAAGAAGACTTAATGGAAGGTGGACCGCTTTTTTCTCAAGTACTTTTTGGGAACTCCCACCAAGGTTCGGCAGTTAATTTACTGGATGGGAATGCGGATGTAGCGGCATTCTGTGATACATGTGTGGAAAACTATGTAGAAGTTGCTGAAGGCGAAGAAAATAAAGAGGGGTCTGTTTACAAAGTAAAAGACGATGCTGCGCAGCCATTTAATAAAGTAGCTGGAAAAGAATTTACGTTAATGAGTGTGACACCTGTCCTTAATGCGCCATTTGCAGCAAACATGGATACATTAGGTGAAGAAGACTTTAAAAAATTGCAAGAAGCATTAAGTGCAGATGAAGTTGCTAATAATGAAGGAATTTTTGTACCAGAAGACTCAGGAGAATCAGCATTATTCTTTAAAACGGACAAAGAACGATTTGCGCCAGCAGAGGACAAGTGGTTTGATCCAATCCGTGAGCTTCAGTAA
- a CDS encoding PhnE/PtxC family ABC transporter permease translates to MSEKVMQKRKWQTTIALSIIIAITYLSAAITNFNFIDGLAAFPAAIGWMFSHLLITQESLEKLPTILGKLNETIFMSIAATTTAAVVSIFLSLMGSKTTSVNGFLSTFARFIASVSRNIPVVAWALILLLSFGQNSITGYLALFVGTVGFLTRAFIESIDEASHSAVEALTATGATYFHIVNKAVLPQSLPQMISWILFMIETNIRSATLVGILTGTGIGYTFDMYYKSMNYNAVALVTFSIVIAVIIIELISNYIRKVIM, encoded by the coding sequence GTGAGTGAAAAGGTGATGCAAAAACGCAAATGGCAAACGACGATTGCTCTGTCCATTATCATTGCAATTACGTATTTATCTGCAGCAATAACGAATTTTAACTTCATTGACGGCTTAGCAGCGTTTCCGGCGGCGATTGGATGGATGTTCTCTCATTTACTTATTACGCAAGAATCGCTAGAAAAGCTGCCAACAATTTTAGGAAAGTTAAATGAGACCATTTTTATGTCCATTGCGGCAACGACAACGGCTGCAGTAGTTTCTATTTTTCTAAGCTTAATGGGATCGAAAACGACGAGTGTCAATGGCTTTTTAAGTACGTTTGCTCGCTTTATTGCATCCGTATCACGTAATATTCCAGTCGTTGCTTGGGCGTTGATTTTGTTACTCTCCTTTGGGCAAAATTCAATAACTGGCTATTTAGCTTTATTTGTAGGAACGGTCGGATTTTTAACAAGGGCGTTTATTGAGTCCATTGATGAAGCAAGTCATAGCGCTGTTGAGGCGCTGACTGCTACAGGAGCAACGTATTTTCATATTGTAAATAAAGCAGTGTTACCCCAGAGTTTACCGCAAATGATTAGCTGGATTTTATTTATGATTGAAACGAATATCCGCAGTGCAACACTAGTAGGCATTTTAACAGGGACAGGCATTGGGTATACATTTGATATGTATTATAAATCAATGAACTATAATGCGGTTGCGCTCGTCACCTTCAGTATTGTTATTGCGGTAATCATCATTGAATTAATTTCAAACTATATACGGAAGGTGATTATGTAA
- a CDS encoding ABC transporter substrate-binding protein produces the protein MSQVGSNTGPYILGPSSIAYDLIELAGGKSGSDVLELDKTSPASIEHIIEIDPDYIILVEWSATSDEFTELIESDGFQSLAAVKNGNVKQMKAKDISQPNRFIVEQLDELADWLNKGKH, from the coding sequence TTGTCTCAAGTTGGTTCAAATACAGGACCATATATTTTAGGGCCTTCTAGTATAGCTTATGATTTAATTGAACTTGCTGGAGGAAAATCGGGTTCTGATGTTTTAGAATTAGATAAAACCTCCCCCGCTTCTATTGAACATATTATCGAGATAGACCCTGACTACATTATTCTTGTAGAGTGGAGTGCGACAAGTGATGAATTCACAGAACTTATTGAGTCTGATGGGTTTCAATCCTTGGCAGCAGTTAAAAATGGAAATGTAAAACAAATGAAAGCAAAAGATATATCCCAACCGAATCGATTTATTGTTGAGCAGTTAGATGAATTAGCAGATTGGTTAAATAAAGGTAAGCATTAA
- the phnC gene encoding phosphonate ABC transporter ATP-binding protein, translating into MALLQIAGLSKSYDNETKVLKDISFNVEAGEFVSIIGPSGAGKSTLLRCINRMVSISSGEVIFDNAQVTSMKKRALRQLRTNIGMVFQHYNLVPRLTVIENVLHGRFGYKSTLQGVLSRFTEAEKEQAFYLLRKLGIEEHAYKRCDQLSGGQQQRVGIARALIQDPKLVLCDEPIASLDPNSSKIIMDHLKSITSELGITCLVNLHQVEVAQQYSDRIIGLNQGEVVFDGSNYQLTEDKINRIYGTQVRELITV; encoded by the coding sequence ATGGCACTGTTACAAATTGCAGGACTTAGTAAATCGTACGATAACGAAACAAAAGTATTAAAAGATATTTCTTTTAACGTCGAGGCTGGAGAGTTTGTTTCCATTATTGGTCCATCTGGTGCAGGAAAATCTACACTATTACGCTGCATTAATCGAATGGTCTCGATTAGTAGTGGGGAAGTTATTTTTGATAACGCACAAGTAACTAGTATGAAAAAGCGTGCATTACGACAGCTGCGCACGAATATCGGCATGGTGTTTCAGCATTATAATTTGGTTCCACGTTTAACAGTTATTGAAAATGTGCTCCATGGACGTTTTGGTTATAAGTCTACTTTGCAAGGTGTGCTAAGCAGATTTACGGAAGCAGAAAAAGAGCAAGCTTTTTATCTGCTTCGTAAGCTTGGCATCGAAGAGCATGCTTATAAACGTTGTGATCAGTTGAGCGGTGGACAGCAGCAAAGAGTGGGTATTGCTCGTGCACTTATTCAAGATCCAAAGCTCGTCCTCTGTGATGAACCGATTGCCTCACTTGATCCCAATTCTTCGAAGATCATTATGGATCATTTAAAGTCTATCACTTCTGAATTAGGGATAACTTGTCTAGTCAATTTACATCAAGTGGAAGTAGCGCAGCAATATTCCGACCGAATTATCGGTTTGAATCAAGGGGAAGTCGTATTTGATGGTTCAAATTATCAACTGACAGAGGATAAAATTAATCGTATTTATGGTACGCAAGTGCGAGAATTAATTACAGTGTGA